In Alteribacter keqinensis, the sequence AAGCGAGCGGCGTCCTTGCGGGGATCGCTGAGTATTACAACTGGGACCCGACAATTGTCCGGCTTGTATTTGCCATCGCCACTCTCCTCACATCAATCATGCCCGGCGTAATCGTCTACATCATCGCCGACTGGGTCATGCCAAAGGATACAGAAAAAGAATACGAGATTTAGCTATGTTCATCGGATTTAATTGGGTCATTATCGTAGTTAGAAAAAAGTTATCGGTTTTATTTATTTTTTATCGGCTTTAATTATGTAGTTATTTATTGTTGGTTCTTCAGGGGCTGGTAAAACACAAGCATATGTACTCCCTAAAAAAAGAGATCTTGCATTCGCTACAGACGGACGCTTTCCGCGGGCAACGCCTCAGCCTCCTGAAGTCGCCTTCTGCTTCTTCCTCTGCTATTTTCTTTGATGTACATGCGTCGAAGCAACTCGCAGCTGTTGCTTTTCCCGCTGGAGTCGCCGTCTCCCGCTCCTGTCTACTCTTATAAATAAGGATAAAATTTTATTTTCGGAGGATGACATGTTACGTCCTATTCGAGAGAAACAAGTTGAATTAGAGATGGTTTCCATTAATCAGCTCGTCCCTGAAGATCACTTACTCCGTAAGACTGATGCCACGATTGACTTTTCCATTATCTATGACAAAGTAAATCCATATTATAGAGAGGACAACGGCCGCCCTCCCATTGATTCTGTGATGCTTTTTAAAATTATGTTTGTTGGAT encodes:
- a CDS encoding PspC domain-containing protein is translated as MSNRKFYKSTTDVKASGVLAGIAEYYNWDPTIVRLVFAIATLLTSIMPGVIVYIIADWVMPKDTEKEYEI